GTCCATTGATCAAAAATACGATTGGAAATAAGATCATGACCATCCGCAGTAAAAATTTACTGACCTTTGACAAGCCAATATCAAAAGAAGTTTTTCCACGTTGTGTGGTTGCATTTTTAGCGATATCTCCAAAGAAGGTATTTTGACCTGTCTTTAAAATAATTGCTTTTCCTTGTCCACTTAATACGTCCGTTCCCATGAAAATCAAGTCCTGCATATCTAACGCTGCTACAGATTCTGAATTTTTATCAATTCCTGCTTCAACAAATTTTTCTACTGGCATTGATTCTCCTGTTAGAGACGATTGATTGATAAACAAATCCTTTGTCCAAATCAACACAGCATCAGCGGGAATCATGTCTCCTGTTGCAAGAGTTACAATGTCTCCTGGCACAACTTCATCCATCGGGATTTCTTTGGTTTGTCCAGCACGGGTCACAGCTGTTGTGTTTTCGATAAGTTCTTTTAAATTCAAACTAGCTTTTTGAGAACGGTATTCTTGAATAAATGCAATAATAACACTAGCTAAAATCATGATTCCCATGACAAGTGCTGCTTCAAAATCTTTTGTTACAGCTGAAACGACCATCAGCAAAGCTAATACATAAACAAAGGGATCTTTGAAAGCTTCTAAAAACATAATAATTGCAGGTGTTGGTTTTTGTGCGGACACTTCATTTGGTCCATATTCTTCTAAACGATTTTTGGCATCTTCTTCAGATAATCCTTTTTCTGATGTACGGAGCTCCATCATCAATTCACGTTCAGAAAGCATTGCTAATTTTCTTAATTCTTGATCTTTTGTTGTTTTCTTCATATCTGCTATTTTTTTGTTCATCATTTTCTTTTCCTCCTAGTTCTAGCTCACTTCATCTTATCTAGAATAGGAAAAGAAACATTCTCTCAATTCCATCGTTTCTAAGATGAAGGCTACATTTAATTTTCTCGAATGACTGGGGTCTTCCATGTAATTCTTCCTCTCTTTGCTTTATTTTAAAACGATGGATTTTTTAGTAATTGTTAGGGGGCAACTTTCCAAAAAAATATTACTCTGTTTGAACTTCTGATACGGTTCAGCCTCGGCTCTGGTGAAGACAGTCGCATTATTACATGTCTCGAAACTTCGCCTTTCTAGCTTATGCTTTCCTTCTTGCTGCTTCTTTTTTTTGCGGAACTTCGCTCCCTTTGGTCGCCAAGTACTGTTCATCATCAGCTCTGGCGGAGCCAGTCGCATTACTATCAGTCTCGGAACTTGGGGTTTCTGACCTAGGCTTTCCTTCTTGCTGCTTGTTCTTTTTTGCGGAACTTCGCTCCCTTTGGTCGCCAAGTACTGTTCATCATCAGCTCTGGCGGAGCCAGTCGCATTATTACAAGTCTCGGAGCTTCGCCTTTCTAGCTTATGCTTTCCTTCTTACTACTTGTTCTTTTTTGCGGAACTTCGCTCCCTTTGGTCGCCAAGTACTGTTCATCATCAGCTCTGGCGGAGCCAGTCGCATTACTATCAGTCTCGGAACTTGGGGTTTCTGACCTAGGCTTTCCTTCTTGCTGCTTGTTCTTTTTTGCGGAACTTCGCTCCCTTTGGTCGCCAAGTACTGTTCATCATCAGCTCTGGCGGAGCCAGTCGCTGTGATTCACAGCAAAAACGCACACTCAACAATAGAGTGTGCGTGAAATAGCAACGTAAATAAAAGTTTCTCTATCGTTGAGCTTTAGCACTATAGGGCGTAGATAATTTCTTATCAGCTACGTTATGAATGACCTTCACGATCATTCCTGTTCAACCAACTAAGAGTCTCTCGATTCTTTCGCGGCAGCAGCATGTGTCCAAATAGGAGCCTCACCTAACAATTATTCAGTTATGAATCCTTACTCATCATAGTCCATATTTTTACAATTGTCAAAAGAAAAAAAATAAACAAAAAAACAGGTATTTTTAGTTACATTATTTCTCCCAAATCAGCTCTTCCTTGACGGATTTCCGCTCTTGAAAAGTTTGCCTCTTTTAATTCTTCATCCGATAAATTGTTCACCCTATCATAAAACCAATGACCTAAGTCACAAAACTGTTCGTCTGTCATTTTTTTCGATTCTAAAAATAAAATATTTTCAGCTTGGTTTATTTTTAATATCAAAATCAGTTCTGAAAGATAACTTTGGATTGGGACCGAATAGTTTTCTCCAGTTCCTTCATCGGTCACCTGAATCATTGGCATGATTTGAACTTCTGACGCTTTTTTAAAAGGGTTGAACACAGCAGCTTTCACTTGTCTCATAAACCAATCTTTTTCATATTCCATCATTATTATTTCACTCCTTTTTTAATAATAATTAAAAATACTAAGTTTATTTTTACTCATCATTTTCTACTCTCATCTTTAATTTTACCATTAAAAATAGGAATTAACAGGAAATACTTCAATAATAGATATACACTCACGACAACTGTCTAGATAATTTTTTAAACTTGCGGAATTGGTTCACTTAAAAGAATGTCCCCGCTTTGACCAAAATAATCCACCTTCATAGCCAATAAATCTGTGCGCCAAAAGGCTACTCCTGCAAATCCAGCAAGCTCTGTAAATTTTTCAAATGTAATCTCACCAGCTTGTGCTTTTAAAACTGCTTGTTTTATTTCTGCCAAAGACTCTGTCTCAGCAACAGTTTTAGGTTTACCATTCAGTTGGATTTCAATATATGACGTTTCATCATAGTAGCGATATACGCCCACTTCTACCAAATAATCATATTTTTCAATGCCGATCTTTTTAAAGTCGCGAATCAACTCAGAAAATCCACCTGCATTTTTTTCATTATTGACGATTTCTTCAATTGCGTTTAAATCAAGACTCATCACACATCCACTCCTATTAAATAATATAAAAAAGATCTAAGTCAAAACGTATCAAGCTTCGACCTAGATCTTGATCAATCAAAAGTATAGCGGTACTTAAAGAAAATGATTGATTATTTAACTTCTTCTACTTCTGCCATATCTTCAATATATTTATAGACTTGTTGTCCTGCAATTCCGCCTTCGCCAACAGCTGTTGTGATTTGACGTAATGTTTTTTCACGAACATCACCAATAGCAAAGACACCTGGTACACTTGTTTTCATATCAAGATCTGTTTCGATCCAACCTTCTGCATTTGTTAATCCAGCTTTTTTGAACGGTTCTGTTAAAGGATCAAGACCGACATAGATAAAGACACCGTCTGCTTCGATTTCTTTGACTTCATCAGTTAATGTATTTCTTAATTGACCACCTGTTACGACCATATCATTTCCAATGATTTCTTCCAAAACAGTATTCCATTCAAAAGAAATTTTTTCATTAGCAAACGCACGATCTTGAATGATTTTTTGTGCACGTAATTCGTCACGACGATGTACGATCACAACTTCTGAAGCAAATTGTGTTAGGTAAATGGCTTCTTCAACGGCTGAATCGCCACCGCCAATCACTAAAAGTTTTTTGTTACGGAAAAAGGCGCCATCACAAACTGCGCAGTAAGAAACACCACGACCAGCAAATTCTTCTTCACCTTTCACACCTAATTTACGGTGTTCGCAACCTGTTGCAATAATTACCGTTTTTGCTTGATACGTTTTGTCATCACAAATGACTTCTTTATAAGAACCCTGATCTTTGATGTCCATCACAATGCCATATGCATTTTCGGTCCCAAATTTTTCAACATTTTCATACATTTTATAAGCCAACTCAGGTCCCATGATCGAGTCAAAACCTGGATAATTTTCTACTTCAGCAGTGTTATTCATTTGCCCACCTGGAGCTCCGCGTTCAATCATCAACACTGAAAGATTAGAACGTGACGCATATAGCGCAGCAGTCATTCCCGCAGGTCCTGCTCCTATTATAATTACATCATACATCATTTTTTCACCCTCCGAATTTTTCAAGTACATTTACTTTACAACTTAAAAGAGTGATTGTCTATATTTCTGCCCAAATTTTCCTTTGAAGAATTGATTTTCGATTTTGTTTTGATTTGTACATTAAACTATCACTTTTACATCAGGAAAAAGAAAAGCCAGGACATAACTCTACGAGTCACATCCCAGCCTCAAAGAATCTGAATAAACGGTTAGTTTAGGACCTTTGGATCTGTCTAACCTTTTTCTAACACAAAATAAATAATCATATGAATTGGTGCTTTCAAAATAACAATGTTAAATACCATGTGAAGTGGTGGAGCCAAGTAATGTTTATCTTCTATCTTAATAATGATGCACTAGTATTGAAACATTTTACTTCCCCGATATCTTTAAAATAGTTCAATCAATTTTATATTAGAAAAAATAATGTTACTTCAAATGTTTTGAAATGAAATCATAATTGCGTTCTGATAATTTAGCAGCACTAGTTTGAACGCCTTTTGAAAATTTTTCAAACGTACGAATACCAATTAAATTACCACGTTGGTCAAAAATTGGAGCGCCGTAATTTCCATCTTCACTTGCTTGGTTAACCCAAAAGTTAGAAGCAATGTTGTAACTGATTGTTGCTTGGCTTTCCCACATTTCGCCTTTTTTGTCAGCGTCATAGCCTGGCATTGTTACAGAACCACAAACTAAAATAGTTGGATTTTTTGTAACTGGAACAACAGAAACGACCTCTCCAATATTTTGTCCTTGTTCGTTTGATTTTAGTGTCAAAATGGCGATATTTTTCCATGAGTCTTCAAAGTCGACTGACTCAACTTGGAATGAGCCAAAAGGAGCGTTTTCTCCATTTTTAGCAGGTGTTACAGAGGCATTTTCTAGGTTTTCACTATTTTTTAAGTTTTCAACTACATTATATGAAGTGATTACTTTATTTTTAGCGATAACAGTACCTGTCCCTGTTACGCCATTAGCATCAATAAATGAGATACTTTGGAAGCGTCCTTTTGTTGTATCATTGACTTTTGATTTATTTTCGGTTAATTTTTCTCTCACAGGATGAGCTGCTTGCGCATGTGGTGCTACTGCAACCACTGCAGTCGATAATACTGCACTACAAAGTAATGCTGTTACTAAATTTGAAATTTTCATTGATTTACCATCCTTCATTTTTTACTTTATTAATCCCTCAAAGACTTTTCAGTCATTTTTTGGCTCCACCACTTCACATGGTATTCAACAAGTCACTTCAAAAGCGCCATTATGATTTATAGTTGAATCGTTTAATTACTTGAATTCAGTTAAATTTTTTCCCATACCGTTGCTTTTCCGGGCTCTTCTCCTCGAGTCCACCATTTAGCTTTGTATTTTGCTCCATTGTACGAAACCACGTTACCTCCAGAATAAGCTAATTTTGATTGCCATTCCTCAATAACTCCTGTGCTTAGTTTTTCCCATACATCAGAACTTCCTGGTTTATTTCCTTGCGTCCACCATTTTGCCTTGTATTCAATTCCGTTGTAGAAAACTTTGTCACCAGCTACATACGTTTTTGATTGAACCCATGTTGTTTGATTTTCTGTTGGTTTTTCTGGTTCTTTTTCAGTCTGTAAAATATAATTAGCCGATAAAACCGAACGATTCCCCGCTTTATCTACTGCTGCAATTGATACAGTGTAGGCTGTATTCGCTGATAAATTATTCATTTGGAAATTGGTTACTTGGCTTTCACCTATTTTTGAACCATTGCGGTACACTTCGTATTTAGTGACACCAACATTGTCCGTCGCAGGATTCCACAAAACTTGAGCTGAATTACTTGTTACATTGTTTGCTCTTACACCTGTTACTTGACTTGGTGCTTGCGTATCCACTACGATTTCTTTTTCTGTCTGAACAGTTAGTCCTGTTGACATAACAGAGCGATTTCCTGCTTTATCTACAGCTATAATTGAAAAAGTATAAGTCGTATCTGGTATCAAAGCATTGACTGCAAACGTAGTGGTTTTACTTTCACCTACTTTTGAGCCATTGCGATATACTTCATACTTATCAACTCCAACATTATCTGTTGAAGGATTCCAATTAAGTTGAGCCGAATTGGTTGTAACTTTAAATGATCTTAAACCTGTTACTTGGCTAGGTGCTTGTGTATCAACTTCTTTTTGTTCTAAATGCTTAGCAATAAATTCATAATTAGAGCCCGTAATTTTTGATCCACCGTTTTTGAATGCCACATTTCCCATACGATATTCAGATGTATGAACAGCAATCAATTGATTATTTTCATTGTAAACAGGAGAGCCAGAAGTTCCTCCAACAGAGTCCATATCGTAGTATAATCGCTCAGCTGTTTGCGAAATAATGGAACCTCTACCTTCCCATAATTCTCCGTATTTATCTTGGCTGTATCCTGGCAACTTTCCTTTCGTACCGACTGGTATATTTGGTACGTTAGTTACAGGAATGATTGGTACGACCTCTCCAATGTTTTTACCATTACTATTTGGTTTTAGCGTAACAACCGCAACATCGTGATCACGATTGTTTTGAACGGTCCAGCCAGTATGCATATCAATAGATTCTATTTTAAAAGAACCATACGGATAGTAATAACCATTGCGGGCTGGGCTTACATTTGCTCGGCTAATATCCGAACTTGTTTTCAAACTCGTCACCACGTGAGCTGCCGTCAGTACTTTATTCTTTCCAATGACAGTACCTGAACCAA
This sequence is a window from Enterococcus sp. 7F3_DIV0205. Protein-coding genes within it:
- a CDS encoding DUF6483 family protein, with the protein product MMEYEKDWFMRQVKAAVFNPFKKASEVQIMPMIQVTDEGTGENYSVPIQSYLSELILILKINQAENILFLESKKMTDEQFCDLGHWFYDRVNNLSDEELKEANFSRAEIRQGRADLGEIM
- a CDS encoding DUF1398 family protein, with the translated sequence MSLDLNAIEEIVNNEKNAGGFSELIRDFKKIGIEKYDYLVEVGVYRYYDETSYIEIQLNGKPKTVAETESLAEIKQAVLKAQAGEITFEKFTELAGFAGVAFWRTDLLAMKVDYFGQSGDILLSEPIPQV
- the trxB gene encoding thioredoxin-disulfide reductase, which translates into the protein MYDVIIIGAGPAGMTAALYASRSNLSVLMIERGAPGGQMNNTAEVENYPGFDSIMGPELAYKMYENVEKFGTENAYGIVMDIKDQGSYKEVICDDKTYQAKTVIIATGCEHRKLGVKGEEEFAGRGVSYCAVCDGAFFRNKKLLVIGGGDSAVEEAIYLTQFASEVVIVHRRDELRAQKIIQDRAFANEKISFEWNTVLEEIIGNDMVVTGGQLRNTLTDEVKEIEADGVFIYVGLDPLTEPFKKAGLTNAEGWIETDLDMKTSVPGVFAIGDVREKTLRQITTAVGEGGIAGQQVYKYIEDMAEVEEVK
- a CDS encoding trypsin-like serine peptidase produces the protein MKISNLVTALLCSAVLSTAVVAVAPHAQAAHPVREKLTENKSKVNDTTKGRFQSISFIDANGVTGTGTVIAKNKVITSYNVVENLKNSENLENASVTPAKNGENAPFGSFQVESVDFEDSWKNIAILTLKSNEQGQNIGEVVSVVPVTKNPTILVCGSVTMPGYDADKKGEMWESQATISYNIASNFWVNQASEDGNYGAPIFDQRGNLIGIRTFEKFSKGVQTSAAKLSERNYDFISKHLK
- a CDS encoding fibronectin type III domain-containing protein, with translation MKLKKMMTFLLCGMTLSMITLTEHSYAETKVPEKRAILGEDTRTKVMDTTKAPYSSIVYISKADGGFGSGTVIGKNKVLTAAHVVTSLKTSSDISRANVSPARNGYYYPYGSFKIESIDMHTGWTVQNNRDHDVAVVTLKPNSNGKNIGEVVPIIPVTNVPNIPVGTKGKLPGYSQDKYGELWEGRGSIISQTAERLYYDMDSVGGTSGSPVYNENNQLIAVHTSEYRMGNVAFKNGGSKITGSNYEFIAKHLEQKEVDTQAPSQVTGLRSFKVTTNSAQLNWNPSTDNVGVDKYEVYRNGSKVGESKTTTFAVNALIPDTTYTFSIIAVDKAGNRSVMSTGLTVQTEKEIVVDTQAPSQVTGVRANNVTSNSAQVLWNPATDNVGVTKYEVYRNGSKIGESQVTNFQMNNLSANTAYTVSIAAVDKAGNRSVLSANYILQTEKEPEKPTENQTTWVQSKTYVAGDKVFYNGIEYKAKWWTQGNKPGSSDVWEKLSTGVIEEWQSKLAYSGGNVVSYNGAKYKAKWWTRGEEPGKATVWEKI